In Planctomycetota bacterium, the genomic stretch CGAACCGCCGGACGAGATCCCTTCGCAGGCGCTCCAGCGCCCGCTCGAGGGCCAGGATCTCGGGCGTCCGCCGGACCGCCCCCCACAGGTCCGCATGAAGCCGCTCCATCTCCTCGATCTCCTGGGCGCAGTGCACCAGAAGGATGGACGCCTCCGCCTTCCGGGCCACGAACCGCGCCAGGGGAAGCGCCCGCTCGGCGGCCGCCGATCCGTCCAGGGGCACCGCGATCCGGCGGATCCCCCGGCGCGGCGGCCGAGCCCACGCGGGCACCACCAGCAGCGGGAGATCCCCATGGTGAAGGAGGTTCTCCGTCGTACCCCCGAGCAGGCGGCGGCGCAGCCTCCCGCCCCCGCGGGTGGTCACCGCCACGAGGTCGCACCGTTCGTCCCTCGCGATCTCCAGAAGCGTTCCCGCCGGGGATCCGACCCGCACCACCGTCGAGGGACGCGGACGCAGGGACCCCGCCAGCCGGGCCAGATACTCCTCCGCGGGATCGTCGAGAAAAAGGGGCATCGACAACGCCCCTTCCGCGGACGGCGCGGCGACCGGCACGA encodes the following:
- a CDS encoding universal stress protein; protein product: MIRRVLVGLDGSAAAERALPWVRAVAPGAELVLARVLVPVAAPSAEGALSMPLFLDDPAEEYLARLAGSLRPRPSTVVRVGSPAGTLLEIARDERCDLVAVTTRGGGRLRRRLLGGTTENLLHHGDLPLLVVPAWARPPRRGIRRIAVPLDGSAAAERALPLARFVARKAEASILLVHCAQEIEEMERLHADLWGAVRRTPEILALERALERLRRDLVRRFGRLAQRLERAGVRGAEALFVRGPFPEEFLRAVRRRGADLVALCVRGHGALRHALLGSKTSRLVQSAPVPVLVTRGDRS